One Bremerella sp. JC817 genomic window carries:
- a CDS encoding aminotransferase class I/II-fold pyridoxal phosphate-dependent enzyme encodes MSKAPEQNTNRGTSTTAVQGGEARMKPGNSITDPIFCASTYTFEDTDSIIRYIEEKQVREEYGRYGNPGEKTAEAKLAAIEGGESAVLYSCGMAAFVGLLMAKVSSGDNVVFFDECYHRSREFCGKHLARFGVETKTVKTGDYDAMEKAIDANTKMLISESPTNPHLSCVDLEKFTAIGKKHGVETLIDATLATPYNLSPLSYGVDYVLHSATKYLAGHNDLLAGAIIGSEEQLADVRQLRGVMGGINAPHNCYLLLRGLKTFSLRMERHNTNGLAVARFLESHPMVEKVYYPGLESHPYYSVAKETMRGFGGLVTFNVKGADWRKTANVVDNAKIFKIAPSLGGVESLIEQPLVMSYYQQTPENRAKFGIYDNMIRIACGIEDTDDLIADLKQALDNA; translated from the coding sequence ATGTCTAAGGCACCTGAACAAAATACCAATCGAGGAACGTCGACCACCGCTGTGCAAGGTGGCGAAGCCCGGATGAAGCCGGGTAACTCGATCACCGACCCAATCTTCTGCGCATCGACCTACACCTTTGAAGATACCGACTCGATCATCCGGTATATCGAAGAGAAACAGGTCCGCGAAGAATATGGTCGCTACGGCAATCCTGGCGAAAAGACCGCCGAAGCCAAGCTGGCCGCCATCGAAGGTGGTGAATCGGCTGTCCTCTATTCCTGTGGCATGGCCGCGTTTGTCGGGCTGCTGATGGCCAAGGTCAGCTCGGGCGACAACGTCGTCTTCTTCGACGAATGTTATCACCGCAGCCGAGAATTCTGCGGCAAACATCTGGCCCGCTTCGGTGTCGAAACCAAGACGGTGAAGACCGGCGACTACGACGCGATGGAAAAGGCGATCGACGCCAACACCAAGATGCTGATCAGCGAATCGCCCACCAACCCGCACCTCAGTTGCGTCGATCTCGAGAAGTTCACCGCGATCGGCAAGAAACATGGTGTCGAAACGCTGATCGATGCCACGCTGGCGACTCCTTACAACCTTTCGCCACTGTCATACGGTGTCGACTACGTTCTGCATTCGGCTACCAAGTACCTGGCAGGCCATAACGACCTGTTGGCAGGTGCGATCATTGGGAGCGAAGAACAACTGGCCGACGTCCGTCAGCTTCGTGGCGTGATGGGTGGCATCAATGCACCGCACAACTGCTACTTGCTGCTTCGCGGTCTGAAGACGTTCTCGCTGCGAATGGAACGCCACAACACCAACGGTCTGGCCGTGGCACGCTTTCTCGAGTCGCACCCGATGGTCGAAAAGGTTTACTACCCAGGTCTCGAGTCGCATCCTTATTACTCGGTCGCCAAAGAAACGATGCGTGGCTTTGGTGGTCTGGTGACCTTCAATGTGAAGGGGGCCGACTGGCGTAAGACTGCTAACGTGGTCGACAACGCGAAGATCTTCAAGATCGCCCCGAGCCTTGGTGGTGTCGAATCGTTGATTGAGCAGCCACTGGTGATGAGCTATTACCAGCAGACGCCCGAGAATCGTGCGAAGTTTGGTATCTACGACAACATGATTCGCATCGCTTGCGGCATTGAAGATACCGACGACTTGATCGCCGACCTGAAGCAGGCCCTGGACAACGCGTAG
- a CDS encoding CAP domain-containing protein yields the protein MTRFPLALLLTIALATSLQAAPESQDAQPKKEAGTQQAAETKKAEDTKSADDEFLHKHPTLVKMWKHSNEIRARYQLHAQRISPELTKAAQDHAWYMARTGQFSHSVNGGFVARARRHSYPGSPYGEIILYGSSNISDCFNGWLNSPGHRAILLSGAREVGYGYAISRNGTAYWVGVFGN from the coding sequence ATGACCCGTTTCCCCCTCGCCCTTTTGTTGACGATCGCTCTGGCCACTTCACTGCAGGCCGCTCCTGAATCGCAGGATGCCCAACCCAAGAAGGAAGCAGGCACGCAACAAGCTGCGGAAACTAAGAAGGCCGAAGACACCAAGTCGGCCGACGACGAGTTCCTTCACAAGCACCCGACCCTGGTGAAAATGTGGAAGCACTCGAACGAGATTCGCGCTCGCTACCAATTGCATGCTCAGCGAATCAGTCCCGAACTTACCAAGGCCGCCCAAGACCATGCCTGGTACATGGCTCGCACCGGTCAGTTCAGTCACTCGGTCAATGGTGGCTTCGTGGCTCGTGCCCGACGCCATTCGTACCCTGGTTCCCCGTACGGTGAAATTATTCTGTACGGCTCGAGCAACATTTCCGATTGCTTCAACGGTTGGTTGAACAGCCCCGGTCACCGGGCGATCTTGCTCAGTGGTGCTCGCGAAGTCGGTTATGGCTACGCCATCAGCCGCAACGGTACCGCCTATTGGGTTGGCGTTTTCGGTAACTAA
- a CDS encoding carboxypeptidase-like regulatory domain-containing protein: MTNGWIAAKSLLAALMLVALIGGCGSKKDDKWTRGRPPVYRAFGTVTYQGNPVADAVVTFQPTSAEGGKGGSALTDSRGYFEARTFESGDGLTEGTHRVAISKVQLVDAQGNIVTEIREPIGLREKNLVPKKYSDFKKSEIEVTINADGANDLGEIVLKD, encoded by the coding sequence ATGACTAATGGATGGATAGCAGCCAAATCGCTTTTGGCTGCCTTGATGCTCGTCGCGCTGATCGGTGGCTGCGGTAGTAAGAAGGACGACAAATGGACCCGTGGCCGGCCGCCCGTTTATCGAGCGTTCGGAACGGTGACTTACCAGGGCAATCCGGTGGCGGACGCCGTAGTGACCTTCCAGCCCACTTCTGCCGAAGGAGGCAAAGGGGGCTCGGCACTGACCGACTCTCGGGGCTATTTCGAGGCACGGACCTTTGAATCAGGCGATGGTCTGACCGAAGGAACGCATCGAGTCGCGATCAGCAAAGTACAACTGGTCGATGCCCAAGGCAACATCGTGACCGAAATTCGCGAGCCAATCGGCCTGCGAGAAAAGAATCTCGTGCCGAAGAAGTACAGCGACTTCAAGAAGTCGGAGATCGAAGTTACGATCAACGCCGACGGTGCGAACGACCTGGGCGAAATCGTTCTGAAAGACTAG
- a CDS encoding DUF1559 domain-containing protein: MHRVRLGRAGFTLVELLVVIAIIGVLIALLLPAVQQAREAARRMSCSNNLKQMGLAMHNYHDTYLALPPRQGGPDWATAVNSPPLRHSAFVNLLPFIEQGARYDQIYTAKNQVWSSSANSGYVGEIDGFKCPSDGLNAPVSTDRPALYAPLNYALNAGDNYRWGGSPGPNDPETGIRGLFGYGIYTRFRDITDGLSNTMAMSETIIAPSSNQLGRAAGSSTNNALACRAYLVGNEYPTATLHAQDRCHGNRWQDGRPGYCAVTTVLPPNSATCSSQGGGGLYTASSRHPGGAMSVFADGSVRFIPETIDTGNLSATPVASGQSPFGVWGALGSKDGGETNANL; the protein is encoded by the coding sequence ATGCACCGCGTGCGTCTCGGTCGTGCTGGCTTTACGCTGGTCGAACTCTTGGTTGTGATTGCCATCATCGGCGTGTTGATTGCCCTGCTTCTGCCGGCAGTCCAGCAGGCCCGCGAAGCTGCCCGGCGAATGAGTTGCTCGAACAACTTGAAGCAAATGGGGCTCGCGATGCATAACTATCACGATACCTACCTGGCCTTGCCACCTCGTCAGGGCGGTCCAGACTGGGCGACAGCGGTCAATTCGCCTCCTCTGCGTCATAGTGCTTTCGTCAACTTGCTTCCGTTCATCGAACAGGGAGCCCGGTACGATCAGATTTATACGGCCAAGAATCAGGTGTGGTCTTCCAGTGCGAACTCGGGCTATGTCGGCGAGATCGACGGTTTCAAGTGCCCATCGGATGGTTTAAATGCCCCCGTCAGCACCGACCGACCTGCGTTGTATGCTCCACTGAACTACGCGCTAAATGCCGGCGACAACTATCGCTGGGGTGGTTCGCCAGGTCCCAACGATCCGGAGACCGGAATCCGCGGTTTGTTTGGCTATGGCATTTACACCCGATTCCGTGACATCACCGACGGCTTGAGCAACACGATGGCGATGAGCGAAACGATCATTGCTCCGTCGTCGAATCAACTTGGTCGAGCAGCCGGGTCTTCGACTAACAACGCTTTGGCATGCCGTGCGTACCTGGTGGGCAACGAATACCCAACGGCGACTTTGCATGCTCAGGACCGCTGCCATGGTAATCGCTGGCAAGATGGTCGACCTGGCTACTGCGCCGTAACCACCGTGTTGCCGCCCAACAGCGCGACCTGTAGCTCGCAAGGTGGTGGCGGCCTCTATACGGCTTCCAGCCGCCACCCAGGCGGTGCGATGTCGGTCTTTGCCGATGGTTCGGTGCGGTTCATTCCAGAAACAATCGATACCGGCAACCTCTCGGCAACGCCGGTTGCCAGTGGCCAGAGTCCTTTCGGCGTTTGGGGTGCTTTAGGATCGAAGGATGGTGGCGAAACGAACGCCAACCTTTAA
- a CDS encoding family 16 glycoside hydrolase — protein MRRLPIVSAALLYCLPAFAFAEPAAPTKPPGELQFADQFERDETVPGKEELGEGWTTNSPWRAKGHQQVDLVEGSIHITRYPEADHGVAVFHPVDFTDGTVRLKFRIGKGDQLGVDFADKSLKTVHAGHLCIANITLDKLVINDSKTGRMDLQIRDRILAKEKSPELTQLLKEKSAVFPLKLKADTWYQLQIQITGNQMTVSIDGAEVGRLESEGIAHPTKKHIALAVKKEAWVDDVQIWKAK, from the coding sequence ATGCGCCGCCTGCCTATCGTCTCCGCTGCCCTGCTCTATTGTCTTCCCGCATTCGCTTTTGCCGAACCTGCGGCTCCCACCAAACCGCCAGGCGAACTGCAGTTCGCCGATCAGTTCGAGCGAGACGAAACGGTTCCTGGCAAAGAGGAACTCGGAGAAGGCTGGACGACCAACAGCCCTTGGCGAGCGAAGGGACATCAGCAGGTCGATCTTGTCGAAGGCTCGATTCACATTACCCGCTACCCGGAAGCTGACCATGGCGTAGCGGTGTTCCATCCGGTTGACTTCACCGATGGCACGGTGCGGCTCAAGTTTCGCATTGGCAAGGGCGATCAGCTTGGTGTCGACTTCGCCGACAAGTCGCTGAAGACCGTCCACGCCGGGCATCTCTGCATCGCCAACATCACACTCGATAAGCTGGTGATCAACGACTCGAAAACAGGCCGCATGGATCTGCAGATTCGTGACCGAATCTTGGCGAAGGAGAAGTCGCCCGAGCTGACGCAGTTGCTCAAAGAAAAGTCGGCGGTCTTCCCGCTCAAGTTGAAGGCCGATACCTGGTACCAGCTACAGATTCAGATCACAGGCAACCAGATGACCGTTTCGATCGATGGTGCCGAGGTGGGCCGTTTAGAATCGGAAGGGATTGCTCACCCCACGAAAAAGCACATCGCCTTGGCCGTGAAGAAAGAGGCCTGGGTCGACGACGTGCAGATCTGGAAGGCCAAGTAA
- a CDS encoding DUF2293 domain-containing protein, translating to MSSPTFSPGPREGTVRDVTGMVLTVPKGWSLLPPGDAGLTRRVKAAGDHWVVQEKKGRKMFSRGVWAPTATIEKMRAGLDAERSTEAYAKKQKAAADRREKVQNEYVEDFHGAVLAFIDFHPDYDALANRFAKAVTTHATPVGSGTVARTKRIPIERRAESAVIAWMRHQTTAYDTMTIPRVKGKRREVRRMLAQRSKELLHLYRQGREIPSNCPLKAALK from the coding sequence ATGAGCAGCCCCACGTTCAGCCCCGGCCCTCGGGAAGGAACGGTCCGTGATGTTACCGGAATGGTACTGACGGTTCCGAAAGGATGGTCGCTGTTGCCCCCAGGCGACGCAGGGCTAACACGCCGAGTCAAAGCGGCTGGCGATCATTGGGTGGTGCAAGAGAAGAAGGGCCGCAAGATGTTCTCGCGTGGGGTCTGGGCTCCGACCGCCACTATTGAGAAGATGCGGGCCGGACTCGACGCCGAGCGATCGACTGAGGCGTATGCCAAGAAGCAGAAGGCAGCCGCGGACCGACGAGAGAAAGTCCAGAACGAATACGTCGAAGACTTTCACGGCGCGGTGCTCGCGTTTATCGACTTTCATCCCGACTACGACGCCCTGGCCAATCGCTTCGCGAAGGCTGTCACGACGCATGCCACCCCAGTCGGAAGCGGCACCGTAGCACGAACCAAGCGGATCCCAATCGAACGCCGCGCCGAGTCGGCAGTGATTGCCTGGATGCGGCATCAAACGACCGCCTACGACACGATGACAATCCCCCGCGTCAAAGGCAAGCGACGCGAGGTGCGACGAATGTTGGCTCAGCGGTCGAAAGAACTGCTGCACCTCTATCGCCAGGGACGCGAGATCCCCAGCAATTGCCCATTGAAAGCGGCGCTGAAGTAG
- a CDS encoding AI-2E family transporter, producing MNQEGLSVKKLTEEQSWLQTGALLVLAFVAFSFGLSYARAVLVPFTLALFLNYLVAPIVDFQMIRLKFSRFIAVSLTLLMVVLVLVLMAFLGSTVVQNMTAVANDKAFMAKLEHRLEGPLEWASRVMDKISGIEEGGDTPPLIKIPEVPIEETEDSDAGDGSAEPAEEEPPTDESGSDESPEESTEDESASPDDAPMTADSDPVSTDEAAPAEDSADDSKSNEKDGTESSDEKSGKEEKKVNRTQQLFRSFMNQIRQEAPQLATQAGATLLNIISSTVLTSIFVGFLLAGRDPYKISKGLYAEIDRNVRKYIATKFFISGVTGLLVWGCLSMIGMQFASMFGLIAFCLNFIPSIGSIIATLLPIPIAIVQFDSPMTITLAVALPGAVQMTMGNVIEPKIMGDGLQLHPATILLALAFFGMLWGPVGMLLAAPITASVRIVLMRFKTTQPIGRLMAGTLPEEDDHLHHI from the coding sequence ATGAATCAGGAAGGACTATCGGTCAAGAAGCTAACGGAAGAACAATCGTGGCTTCAGACCGGGGCACTTCTGGTGCTGGCATTCGTGGCGTTTTCGTTCGGGCTCAGCTATGCCCGAGCGGTTCTGGTGCCGTTTACGCTCGCGTTATTTCTTAACTACCTCGTGGCACCGATCGTCGACTTCCAGATGATTCGGCTGAAGTTCAGTCGCTTCATTGCGGTTTCGTTGACACTTTTGATGGTGGTGTTGGTCCTGGTGCTGATGGCATTTCTTGGATCGACGGTCGTCCAGAACATGACTGCCGTTGCCAACGACAAGGCATTCATGGCCAAGCTCGAGCATCGACTCGAAGGCCCGCTCGAATGGGCTTCGCGCGTGATGGACAAGATCAGCGGGATTGAAGAAGGGGGCGATACGCCTCCACTGATTAAGATCCCGGAAGTTCCGATCGAGGAAACGGAAGACTCAGATGCCGGCGATGGTTCTGCGGAACCGGCTGAAGAGGAACCACCCACCGACGAGAGTGGCTCGGATGAATCGCCCGAAGAGTCAACCGAAGATGAATCTGCTTCGCCTGATGACGCACCGATGACCGCCGACTCTGACCCTGTCAGCACTGACGAGGCAGCTCCGGCAGAAGACTCGGCCGACGATTCCAAGTCCAATGAAAAGGACGGCACGGAAAGCTCTGACGAGAAGTCCGGTAAAGAAGAAAAGAAGGTCAATCGAACGCAGCAGCTCTTTCGTTCGTTCATGAATCAGATCCGCCAGGAAGCACCCCAGTTGGCCACCCAGGCCGGGGCAACGCTGCTGAACATTATCAGTAGCACGGTGCTGACATCGATCTTCGTCGGCTTCCTGCTGGCGGGGCGCGATCCGTACAAGATCTCGAAGGGGCTTTATGCCGAGATCGACCGCAACGTTCGGAAATACATCGCCACCAAGTTCTTTATCTCGGGGGTGACCGGGTTGTTGGTGTGGGGCTGTCTGTCGATGATTGGGATGCAGTTCGCTTCGATGTTTGGACTGATTGCCTTCTGTTTGAATTTCATCCCCTCGATTGGTTCGATCATCGCCACACTGTTGCCGATTCCGATCGCGATCGTGCAGTTCGATTCCCCGATGACTATCACCTTGGCGGTTGCCTTGCCAGGGGCTGTGCAGATGACCATGGGGAACGTGATCGAACCGAAGATTATGGGAGATGGTCTGCAACTTCACCCAGCCACCATCTTGTTGGCTCTGGCATTCTTCGGCATGCTATGGGGCCCGGTTGGCATGCTGCTGGCGGCACCCATTACTGCCAGCGTGCGAATCGTGCTGATGCGATTCAAAACGACCCAACCGATCGGTCGTCTGATGGCAGGCACTCTGCCGGAAGAAGATGACCATCTCCATCACATCTGA
- a CDS encoding sulfatase-like hydrolase/transferase, producing the protein MSRMVLLVVALWLVAPLGSAFAEDATTQKLPNILWITSEDNGPELGCYGDKYADSPNIDSIAAKGMRYKRAWSNAPVCAPARTTIISGIYPPATGAEHMRSNTVLPSDFHMFPYYLHEAGYYCTNNSKEDYNLGKDGFVWDASSGKAHWRDRPEGKPFFSVFNFTVSHESQIRKRPHTPVHDPAKARVPAYHPDTPEVRRDWAQYYDKITEMDQQVGRVLKQLKEDGLEEDTIIFYYGDHGSGMPRSKRWPYDSGLHVPMIVHVPEKYKDLAPKEYQVGGVSDRLVGFIDLAPTVLSLAGVEPKPWMQGDAFMGEFQTKPPKYMFGFRGRMDERYDMVRTVTDGRYVYIRNFMPHKIYGQHIDYMFQTPTTQVWKQMYDEGKLNEAQSAFWEEKPTEELYDLQNDPDEVHNIADHPKAQAKLEELKTALTKWQLEIRDIGFLPEDEIHKKRGDRSPYEWGHDEQQYEMKNVMAAAAMASRRDPNQLPRLTNLLSNSDNVVRYWAALGILMQKEKGVDQARSQLRAALEDESLSVRCIAAEALGCYGNDEDVQLAIETLGPLADPVENGVYVSMLALNSIDAMDEKAKPLAPVLAKLPNGSKQAPPRMGSYVPRLLQDLTKELSQ; encoded by the coding sequence ATGTCGCGCATGGTTTTGCTTGTTGTCGCGCTTTGGCTTGTTGCCCCGCTTGGCTCGGCATTCGCCGAGGATGCCACAACTCAGAAGCTGCCCAATATTTTGTGGATCACCAGCGAAGACAACGGCCCGGAACTGGGGTGCTACGGCGACAAGTATGCCGACTCGCCGAATATCGATTCGATCGCAGCGAAGGGCATGCGTTACAAGCGTGCGTGGTCGAACGCACCCGTTTGTGCCCCGGCTCGTACAACGATTATTTCGGGCATCTATCCACCGGCGACCGGTGCCGAGCACATGCGAAGCAACACCGTGCTGCCGAGCGACTTCCACATGTTCCCGTATTACCTGCATGAAGCAGGCTATTACTGTACGAACAATTCCAAGGAAGACTACAACCTCGGCAAAGATGGATTCGTCTGGGATGCCTCCAGCGGCAAGGCCCATTGGCGAGATCGCCCGGAAGGGAAGCCGTTCTTCTCGGTCTTCAACTTCACGGTGAGTCACGAAAGCCAGATTCGCAAACGCCCTCATACGCCAGTGCATGATCCGGCCAAGGCTCGTGTGCCTGCTTATCATCCGGACACTCCTGAAGTACGACGCGACTGGGCACAGTACTACGACAAGATCACCGAGATGGATCAGCAGGTCGGCCGCGTATTGAAGCAATTGAAGGAAGACGGCCTGGAAGAAGACACGATTATTTTTTATTACGGCGACCATGGAAGCGGGATGCCTCGCAGCAAACGCTGGCCATACGACTCTGGGCTGCACGTGCCGATGATCGTGCATGTGCCTGAGAAATACAAAGATCTGGCTCCGAAAGAATACCAGGTCGGCGGTGTGTCGGATCGGCTGGTCGGTTTCATCGATCTGGCCCCAACCGTTTTGAGCCTGGCCGGTGTCGAGCCGAAGCCATGGATGCAAGGCGATGCGTTCATGGGCGAATTTCAGACCAAGCCGCCCAAGTACATGTTTGGTTTCCGCGGGCGCATGGACGAACGCTACGACATGGTCCGCACGGTGACCGATGGTCGTTACGTTTACATCCGCAATTTCATGCCGCACAAGATCTACGGTCAGCACATCGACTACATGTTCCAGACGCCGACCACCCAAGTCTGGAAGCAGATGTATGACGAAGGAAAGTTGAACGAAGCTCAGAGTGCTTTCTGGGAAGAGAAGCCAACCGAAGAACTGTACGACCTGCAAAACGATCCGGACGAGGTTCATAACATCGCCGATCACCCGAAGGCCCAAGCGAAGCTCGAAGAACTGAAGACCGCGTTGACGAAGTGGCAACTCGAGATTCGCGACATCGGTTTTCTGCCGGAAGACGAGATCCACAAGAAGCGAGGCGATCGTTCGCCATATGAATGGGGACACGACGAGCAGCAGTACGAGATGAAAAACGTGATGGCCGCTGCAGCGATGGCTTCGCGACGCGATCCGAATCAGTTGCCACGTTTGACGAACCTGCTGAGTAACTCCGACAACGTCGTTCGTTATTGGGCGGCACTCGGGATTTTGATGCAGAAGGAAAAGGGTGTCGACCAGGCCCGATCGCAGCTTCGCGCGGCACTGGAAGATGAGTCCCTCAGCGTACGCTGTATCGCGGCGGAAGCGTTGGGCTGCTATGGCAACGACGAAGATGTCCAGTTAGCGATCGAGACCTTAGGGCCATTGGCCGATCCTGTTGAAAACGGCGTTTATGTTTCGATGCTGGCATTGAATTCCATCGATGCCATGGACGAAAAGGCCAAGCCGCTCGCCCCGGTGCTGGCAAAACTCCCTAATGGATCGAAGCAGGCCCCACCTCGAATGGGCAGCTATGTTCCCCGCTTGCTGCAAGATCTGACAAAAGAGCTCAGCCAGTAG
- a CDS encoding amidohydrolase family protein, producing the protein MPPSLPPIIDTHQHLWDPEQLDLPWLKNAGPPLAGRHWAEEYRTATEGVPIAASIYMEVDADPAQKLKEADLVLKLIESDSSPTKGAILSANPGADGFRKFVDRFRNDDRVKGYRQVLHGGTTPAGYCLSEKFMANCRYLGSQGKTFDLCLRTPELRDAVRLAAACPETTFVIDHCGNADPKAFFTKDDTRNVRPSHDAQRWRDDMIELAHQPNLHCKISGIVARVPDEWSADDLRPIVEHCRETFGESRIVFGSDWPVCKMGASLKEWVAALAEIIAPWPRDAQQKLLSENARKIYHLA; encoded by the coding sequence ATGCCCCCTTCTCTGCCCCCAATCATCGATACGCATCAGCATCTTTGGGATCCGGAACAGCTGGATCTTCCCTGGCTGAAGAACGCCGGACCGCCTCTCGCAGGTCGGCATTGGGCAGAAGAATATCGCACGGCGACCGAAGGCGTGCCGATCGCCGCTTCGATTTACATGGAAGTCGACGCCGATCCTGCGCAAAAGCTTAAAGAAGCGGACTTGGTGCTGAAGCTGATCGAATCGGATTCGAGCCCAACCAAGGGAGCCATCCTCTCGGCGAACCCAGGCGCCGATGGCTTTCGCAAATTTGTCGATCGATTTCGTAACGACGACCGGGTCAAAGGGTATCGCCAGGTCCTTCATGGCGGAACGACGCCTGCCGGTTATTGCCTCAGCGAAAAGTTCATGGCGAACTGCCGCTACCTCGGATCGCAGGGCAAGACCTTCGATCTCTGCCTGCGAACGCCGGAATTGCGGGATGCCGTCCGGTTGGCGGCGGCCTGTCCCGAGACGACGTTTGTGATCGACCACTGCGGCAACGCCGATCCGAAAGCGTTCTTCACGAAAGACGATACGCGCAACGTTCGCCCGTCGCACGATGCTCAGCGGTGGCGTGACGACATGATCGAATTGGCGCATCAGCCTAATTTACATTGCAAGATTTCGGGAATCGTTGCCCGCGTGCCCGATGAATGGTCCGCCGATGATTTGCGGCCGATTGTCGAGCATTGCCGCGAAACATTTGGTGAGTCGCGAATTGTGTTTGGCAGCGACTGGCCGGTCTGCAAGATGGGAGCGAGCTTGAAAGAATGGGTTGCCGCCCTGGCTGAAATCATCGCTCCTTGGCCACGCGATGCTCAGCAGAAACTTCTGAGCGAAAACGCTCGCAAGATCTATCACCTCGCATAG